The Nocardioides panzhihuensis genome has a segment encoding these proteins:
- a CDS encoding type II toxin-antitoxin system VapB family antitoxin, with amino-acid sequence MIFKRVGDSRPYPDHGLTTKGWAALPPRTVRLDELVTTKDTLQLVALLNEDSTFFGDLFAHVVEWNGELYLEDGLHRALRAALQQRNVLHARVHSLG; translated from the coding sequence GTGATCTTCAAGCGTGTCGGCGACTCTCGCCCCTACCCTGACCATGGTCTGACGACCAAGGGGTGGGCTGCGCTGCCTCCTCGGACGGTCCGCCTCGACGAGCTGGTGACCACGAAGGACACCCTCCAGCTGGTGGCGCTGCTCAACGAGGACTCGACGTTCTTCGGCGACCTCTTCGCCCACGTCGTGGAGTGGAACGGCGAGCTCTACCTCGAGGACGGGCTCCACCGGGCGCTCCGGGCCGCGCTTCAGCAGCGCAACGTGCTGCACGCCCGCGTACACAGCCTCGGCTAG
- a CDS encoding helicase HerA-like domain-containing protein → MTDAAALSEAVGPGYRFEGSALELGVLMADAETLTETPIRVPLGMLNRHGLVAGATGTGKTKTLQLLAEQLSAAGVPVFAADIKGDLSGLAAPGESSEKLTARAASVGQTWQARGFPVEYFALGGEGTGIPVRVTVEAFGPTLLSKVLGLNETQESSLGLVFHYAEKAGLKLIGLDDLRSVLQWLVSAEGKADLKDLGGLSSATTGVILRTLIAFSDQGADEFFGEPAFAVTDFIRNDGDVGIISLLELPNLQDRPAIFSTFLMWLLAELFRALPEVGDIDKPKLVFFFDEAHLLFNDASDAFLDQISTTVRLIRSKGVGVFFVTQKPTDVPDDVLGQLGSRVQHQLRVATPNDAKALKASVNTYPTSSYDDLGAVIQTLGIGEAIVTVMNERGAPTPVAWTRLRAPESLMAPVEAAAMEAAVAGSPLAAKYTAAVEVESAADQLEVRKDAAAAAEKAEAEEKAAEKAEAKAAKKSAPKKSSGSRSRSRDDDSVVETVVKSTAFRQAARTAARELVRGIFKRR, encoded by the coding sequence ATGACGGATGCTGCTGCACTCTCGGAAGCGGTCGGACCCGGCTATCGGTTCGAGGGCTCAGCCCTCGAGCTCGGGGTGCTGATGGCCGACGCCGAGACGTTGACGGAGACGCCGATCCGCGTCCCTCTGGGGATGCTGAACAGGCACGGACTGGTCGCAGGCGCGACGGGCACGGGGAAGACGAAGACCCTTCAGCTGCTTGCCGAGCAGCTCTCTGCGGCCGGGGTTCCCGTGTTCGCCGCAGACATCAAGGGTGACCTCTCCGGTCTGGCCGCCCCAGGTGAATCGAGCGAGAAGCTGACCGCGCGGGCGGCGTCGGTCGGGCAGACCTGGCAGGCACGCGGCTTCCCGGTCGAATACTTCGCTCTCGGCGGGGAGGGCACCGGTATCCCGGTCCGGGTGACGGTCGAGGCCTTCGGCCCGACGCTCCTGTCCAAGGTCCTGGGGCTCAACGAGACCCAGGAGTCCTCGCTCGGGCTCGTCTTCCACTACGCGGAGAAGGCCGGCCTGAAGCTGATCGGGCTCGACGACCTGCGGTCGGTGCTGCAGTGGCTGGTCTCCGCCGAGGGCAAGGCCGATCTCAAGGACCTGGGTGGCCTCTCGTCCGCGACGACAGGGGTGATCCTGCGTACGCTCATCGCCTTCTCGGACCAGGGCGCGGACGAGTTCTTCGGCGAACCGGCCTTCGCGGTCACCGACTTCATCCGCAACGACGGGGACGTCGGGATCATCTCGCTGCTCGAGCTGCCCAACCTGCAGGACCGGCCGGCGATCTTCTCGACCTTCCTGATGTGGCTGCTCGCCGAGCTGTTTCGGGCGCTGCCCGAGGTCGGCGACATCGACAAGCCGAAGCTCGTCTTCTTCTTCGACGAGGCTCATCTGCTCTTCAACGACGCCTCCGACGCGTTCCTGGACCAGATCTCCACCACGGTGCGGCTGATCCGCTCCAAAGGAGTCGGGGTCTTCTTCGTCACCCAGAAGCCGACCGACGTCCCTGACGACGTGCTCGGTCAGCTGGGCTCGCGGGTCCAGCATCAGCTGCGGGTCGCGACGCCCAACGACGCCAAGGCGCTCAAGGCGAGTGTCAACACCTACCCGACCTCTTCCTACGACGACCTCGGCGCCGTCATCCAGACGCTCGGGATCGGCGAGGCGATCGTGACCGTCATGAACGAGCGCGGTGCGCCGACGCCGGTCGCCTGGACGCGGCTGCGGGCGCCCGAGTCGCTGATGGCTCCGGTAGAGGCCGCCGCCATGGAAGCCGCCGTCGCCGGGTCGCCGCTGGCGGCGAAGTACACCGCTGCCGTCGAGGTCGAGTCCGCCGCAGACCAGCTCGAGGTGAGGAAGGACGCCGCGGCGGCCGCCGAGAAGGCCGAGGCGGAAGAGAAGGCGGCCGAGAAGGCGGAAGCGAAGGCGGCGAAGAAGAGCGCTCCGAAGAAGTCCTCGGGCTCACGATCTCGCTCTCGCGACGACGACTCGGTGGTCGAGACGGTGGTGAAATCCACAGCGTTCAGGCAGGCCGCGCGCACCGCCGCCAGAGAGCTCGTCAGGGGAATCTTCAAGCGGCGCTGA
- a CDS encoding amidohydrolase, with the protein MPDLLLRNVRIVPLSPGANAPAGVVDVLVADGVVAAVGEGLSRPDGVETYDAGGRWLVPGLWDAHTHLGQWTLRASRLDLHGTRSPAEALARVAAAARALERQSGPGEAIVGMGHSAGTWDRWGNVSELDSVTGAIPAILVNHDFHHAWLNTAALDAVELPRREDMVQETEWYQAYPRVAELFESNGSTPAAYRRMLSRTAALGVVGMTDFEVGVRLDDWRSRWTSGCDLVRIRVASYADQLDDAIAEGLRTGDPLLAGEDRLTMGPLKIISDGSLGTRTAWCCDPYEDDPDSCGAPNQSPDELRGLLGKAHDAGLEVATHAIGDRAVSEALVAYAATGARGSIEHAQLVRREDLPLMARLGITASVQPAHILDDREMTEGVWPGREDRCFATRWMLDEGVRVTLGSDAPVAPLDPWLAISAAVGRSRDGKEPWHPEQALTVQEALAASVDGQPTVGPGSRGDLAVLDIDPLRASVGDLAAIAHGGVVLTTVGGRVVHRSV; encoded by the coding sequence ATGCCCGACCTTCTCCTCCGGAACGTACGCATCGTTCCGCTCTCACCCGGGGCGAACGCGCCCGCCGGGGTGGTTGACGTTCTCGTTGCCGACGGTGTCGTGGCGGCGGTCGGAGAAGGCCTGTCCAGACCGGACGGCGTCGAGACGTACGACGCCGGCGGCCGCTGGCTCGTGCCGGGTCTCTGGGACGCCCACACCCACCTCGGCCAGTGGACGCTCCGGGCCAGCCGGCTGGACCTCCACGGCACCCGCTCGCCTGCCGAGGCGCTGGCGCGGGTGGCCGCGGCCGCGCGCGCCCTCGAACGGCAGAGTGGGCCGGGCGAGGCGATCGTCGGGATGGGCCACTCGGCCGGCACCTGGGACCGCTGGGGCAACGTCTCCGAGCTGGACTCGGTCACCGGCGCCATCCCCGCGATCCTGGTCAACCACGACTTCCACCACGCCTGGCTGAACACCGCGGCGCTCGACGCCGTGGAGCTGCCCCGGCGTGAGGACATGGTGCAGGAGACGGAGTGGTACCAGGCCTATCCGCGCGTCGCGGAGCTCTTCGAGTCCAACGGGAGCACCCCGGCGGCCTACCGTCGGATGCTGAGTCGGACCGCCGCGCTCGGGGTGGTCGGGATGACCGACTTCGAGGTCGGTGTCCGGCTGGACGACTGGCGGTCGCGGTGGACCTCCGGCTGCGACCTGGTCCGCATCCGGGTCGCGTCCTACGCCGACCAGCTCGACGATGCGATCGCCGAGGGCCTACGTACCGGCGACCCGCTGCTCGCCGGCGAGGACCGACTGACGATGGGGCCGTTGAAGATCATCAGCGACGGCTCGCTCGGCACACGGACAGCGTGGTGCTGCGACCCCTACGAGGACGACCCGGACAGCTGCGGGGCGCCGAACCAGTCGCCGGACGAGCTGCGGGGACTTCTGGGAAAGGCCCACGACGCCGGCCTCGAGGTGGCTACGCACGCCATCGGGGACAGGGCGGTGTCGGAGGCTCTGGTGGCGTACGCGGCGACGGGTGCGCGCGGGAGCATCGAGCATGCCCAGCTCGTACGTCGCGAGGACCTGCCGCTGATGGCTCGGCTCGGGATCACCGCTTCGGTGCAGCCGGCGCACATCCTCGACGACCGCGAGATGACCGAGGGCGTCTGGCCGGGGCGGGAGGACCGTTGCTTCGCGACCCGCTGGATGCTCGACGAGGGCGTACGGGTGACGCTCGGCTCGGACGCTCCGGTCGCGCCGCTCGATCCGTGGCTGGCCATCTCCGCCGCCGTCGGCCGCTCACGTGACGGCAAGGAGCCGTGGCACCCGGAGCAGGCGCTGACCGTCCAGGAGGCCCTGGCGGCCTCGGTCGACGGACAGCCCACGGTCGGTCCTGGGTCTCGCGGAGATCTGGCCGTGCTCGACATCGATCCGCTCCGGGCCTCCGTCGGCGACCTGGCCGCGATCGCCCACGGCGGGGTCGTGCTGACCACGGTCGGCGGGCGGGTCGTCCACCGCAGCGTCTAG
- a CDS encoding spermidine synthase translates to MSTPPGPAGSRERIDFSDGSTADLVLKPDGWAIVIDGVAQSHLGDPAQPPKLASIRWMLAALGDQAPRSAAHLGGALLALPRAVAHRWPSTTQTVVELEPALVELTKTRFPLPAGITMETADARSWLEAHPGSEHDAIVIDIFAGNRIPPAFTSLECMTAARSALREEGRLVLNSVAGPELLFTRRELATLRTVFEHVAMIVQGSALAGARFGNATLIASACPIDGEVIRSALAGDPSKGALVTDLDPIIDGASPISDADQLWSPEPNLPDASAALRLLEQTRQAVDALRSASE, encoded by the coding sequence ATGTCAACACCCCCGGGTCCGGCCGGGAGTCGTGAGCGCATCGACTTCTCGGACGGCAGCACCGCCGACCTCGTGCTCAAGCCCGACGGCTGGGCCATCGTGATCGACGGCGTCGCGCAGTCCCACCTCGGAGACCCCGCGCAGCCGCCGAAGCTCGCCTCGATCCGTTGGATGCTGGCGGCGCTCGGTGATCAGGCACCTCGTTCGGCCGCACACCTGGGCGGCGCACTGCTCGCGCTCCCCCGCGCAGTCGCCCATCGGTGGCCCTCGACCACCCAGACGGTCGTCGAGCTCGAACCCGCCCTGGTCGAGCTCACCAAGACACGGTTCCCGCTTCCCGCCGGGATCACCATGGAGACGGCCGACGCACGCTCCTGGTTGGAGGCCCACCCGGGCTCGGAGCACGACGCCATCGTCATCGACATCTTCGCCGGCAACCGGATCCCGCCGGCCTTCACCTCGCTGGAGTGCATGACGGCAGCGCGGAGCGCACTGCGTGAGGAGGGTCGGCTGGTGCTGAACTCCGTCGCCGGCCCCGAGCTGCTCTTCACCCGCCGTGAGCTCGCCACGCTGCGTACGGTCTTCGAGCATGTCGCGATGATCGTGCAGGGGTCCGCGCTCGCGGGCGCGAGGTTCGGCAACGCCACGCTGATCGCCTCTGCGTGCCCGATCGACGGCGAGGTGATCCGCTCTGCGCTGGCCGGCGACCCGTCGAAGGGCGCGCTGGTGACCGACCTCGACCCGATCATCGACGGAGCCTCTCCGATCAGCGACGCCGACCAGCTCTGGTCCCCGGAGCCGAACCTGCCCGACGCGAGCGCCGCGCTTCGGCTCCTCGAGCAGACCCGTCAGGCCGTCGACGCGCTCAGATCAGCGTCGGAGTGA
- a CDS encoding RDD family protein produces the protein MEIWEVAENDDRIEGLTADGKPDPAYAASLGLKDAPLGRRALAAAVDIVCYLVLQVPLLVFTFPLLLKLAQGKFGFARFLSHPDFLLAAIAGGTTILLTLVFVIVQIVFHGRRGVTLGKSVAGIRSINVKTLERPGAGRAFLRALVLWGSGIIPIAPIVFLASPLFDKEKRSRGWHDKVAEMWMVDVREGLDPYDEKRMRIARKTVAAAPVAERKSLPSLSTPNAQDAGSYRPSGRVSAGVLGVSRPKARREEPGVSPGGALATPPSGPVAPKPVTPAIPPSRAVTPSQGQTVPPPPTPTPTPAPTPTPAQTPTPAPNPTPNPMPTPAPGHTPAPTTGGQPLHGQERPRGIMLKVDSGERIPVTGLVLVGRDPALTENTLGARTVSIIDVSVSKTHLSLRPSGDGVEVTDRGSTNGTVVIHEGATRRLNAWEPVLAPVGAMIRFGDRSALVRRG, from the coding sequence GTGGAGATATGGGAGGTCGCCGAAAATGACGACCGGATCGAGGGTCTCACCGCTGATGGCAAGCCGGACCCGGCGTACGCCGCATCGCTCGGACTGAAGGACGCGCCGCTGGGCAGGCGCGCGCTCGCGGCCGCCGTCGACATCGTCTGTTACCTGGTCCTGCAGGTCCCCTTGCTCGTCTTCACGTTCCCGCTGCTGCTGAAGCTGGCCCAGGGCAAGTTCGGCTTCGCCCGGTTCCTGAGCCACCCCGACTTCCTGCTGGCGGCCATCGCCGGCGGCACGACCATCCTGCTGACGCTGGTCTTCGTCATCGTCCAGATCGTCTTCCACGGCCGCCGTGGCGTCACGCTGGGCAAGTCCGTCGCCGGGATCCGCTCGATCAACGTCAAGACCCTCGAGCGGCCGGGAGCCGGTCGCGCCTTCCTGCGGGCCCTGGTCCTGTGGGGCTCCGGGATCATCCCGATCGCTCCGATCGTCTTTCTGGCCTCGCCACTCTTCGACAAGGAGAAGCGGAGCCGCGGCTGGCACGACAAGGTCGCTGAGATGTGGATGGTCGACGTGCGTGAGGGCCTCGACCCCTACGACGAGAAGCGGATGCGTATCGCTCGGAAGACGGTCGCGGCTGCGCCTGTCGCGGAGCGGAAGTCGCTGCCCTCGCTCAGCACCCCCAACGCGCAGGACGCCGGCAGCTACCGTCCCTCGGGCCGGGTCAGCGCCGGTGTGCTCGGCGTCTCCCGCCCGAAGGCGAGGCGCGAGGAGCCCGGGGTCTCGCCTGGCGGGGCGCTCGCGACCCCGCCCTCGGGGCCGGTGGCACCGAAGCCGGTGACCCCGGCGATCCCGCCGTCGCGCGCCGTGACGCCCAGCCAGGGTCAGACGGTGCCGCCGCCTCCGACCCCGACGCCCACCCCGGCTCCCACGCCCACCCCGGCTCAGACCCCGACACCGGCGCCGAACCCCACCCCGAATCCCATGCCGACCCCCGCCCCGGGCCACACCCCTGCGCCTACGACCGGCGGCCAGCCGCTTCACGGGCAGGAGCGCCCTCGGGGCATCATGCTCAAGGTCGACTCGGGCGAGCGGATCCCCGTGACCGGCCTGGTGCTGGTCGGCCGTGACCCCGCCCTGACGGAGAACACGCTGGGGGCGCGTACGGTCTCGATCATCGACGTGTCGGTCTCGAAGACCCACCTGTCCCTGCGCCCCAGCGGCGACGGTGTCGAGGTCACCGACCGAGGCTCGACCAACGGCACCGTGGTGATCCACGAGGGCGCCACCCGACGGCTGAACGCCTGGGAGCCGGTGCTCGCCCCGGTCGGCGCGATGATCCGGTTCGGCGACCGCTCGGCCCTGGTGCGTCGCGGGTGA
- a CDS encoding FtsK/SpoIIIE domain-containing protein, protein MKVKLTLHRPGVAPADVIVTADSTATAGDVARHIADADPARSVIAGEHDVLTLAVAPPTADRMEPLEPDVPIGDAPIGSGFAAAVVNMGPDNEITGSRRKSVGVLRAIDGPVRGQAFPLTTGHASIGRGPENEIVLADPMVSKRHARIEVDRSVELVDLNSANGVVVDGTQVSRVRLAPDTPVVIGSTTLVMQLSADFLSAVEDPVLERGGGLLFNRSPRVDVRYPGTEHPPPWMPTEMQKKLFPWFVLIAPIIMALSIYAMTGRARALLLVVMTPMMAIGNYLNQHRQAGAKQDHEIELFERQFEKLEEVFYRSKPEEELARNEEVPAVAEVFEQAMQLGPRLWTRRPEHWNFLSVRLGTTRALSRNSIAERDTQNGLPDYIERIDRLKERYKYVDDVPLLESLPAVGSVGVAGPAGPAADAMRGIAVQLFGLHAPNEVVSVAFADPDWVEEFEWLKWLPHTTSETNRFKDMPLADSAPTANALLSALEEYIMRAGRTAEHRGPFPEKWNPMQYGTDVARAGEETNARVQVSIIVFVTNDAPVDRARLVQVLERGADVGVHAVFLSSTVEALPAVCRSYLDVSDGLERATVGLVRNGDLFDGVTVEGVSNAYMEMFAKRLAPVVDASTVVHDSSDLPNSVGFLSLVGNEVAEDPHSVVERWRQNNSIIDRSDRPRPRLKKAGNLRAIIGQGASDAMTLDLRTQGPHALVGGTTGAGKSEFLQAWVLGIASAHSPDRVTFLFVDYKGGSAFADCIELPHCVGLVTDLSPHLVRRALTSLKAELHHREHLFNRKKAKDLLELEKRQDPECPPALVLVIDEFAALAGEVPEFVDGVVDIAQRGRSLGIHLIMATQRPAGVIKDNLRANTNLRVALRMADETDSKDVVDDPIAGTFPPSLPGRGIAKTGPGRLTPFQSAYAGGWTRDDEVVTADVRVAELKFGSITEWEPERPPESDSHDEDLGPNDQKRIVANLINASATAGLMTPRRPWLDDLASVVDMRDLPLEGDGQILLGLADLPERQQQNAIYFAPDRDGSLLIFGSSGSGKSTMLKTIATAAGARPELGRVQVYGLDFASGALGAIARLPHVGSIIDGDDAERLQRLMRTLEREMDRRSELFSKASAANLTEYREIADQSMPRILLLIDNYPEFKKEWEIAAGRAPFYQSFMRVLGEGRPLGVHAVITADRSGSVPTAVFANIPRRVVMRLSDPSQYVLVGAPKDVLNEQSAPGRAVVDKAEVQLAVLGGTTNVAEQTKALDELVAQLRAQGVPEVGEIGALPTKVSSRSLPAQVDGQPVFGIADDTLAPRGFEPIGSFIVTGPPQSGKTNVLKALVESMERFDPEVKLFHLGSRRAMLGDFRPWVRSATRPDDEKTLVTELAEIVADESFPGRIMIVAEDMTHLADGPADRPMRTLLQAINNSDHLFVGDADVTRAGGGSGVMGEWKAARQGIVLKPDTYDGDTLFKVPFGKLKRTDFPAGRGIFVQAGRTVTMQMPLASDNENDV, encoded by the coding sequence ATGAAGGTCAAGCTCACTCTGCACCGGCCCGGTGTCGCGCCCGCGGATGTGATCGTCACAGCAGACTCCACGGCGACCGCGGGCGACGTCGCACGGCACATCGCCGACGCCGACCCGGCGCGCTCCGTGATCGCGGGTGAGCACGACGTCCTGACGCTGGCCGTCGCCCCGCCGACCGCCGACCGGATGGAGCCGCTCGAACCCGACGTACCCATCGGTGATGCGCCGATCGGGTCCGGCTTCGCGGCCGCGGTCGTCAACATGGGCCCGGACAACGAGATCACCGGCTCGCGTCGCAAGAGCGTCGGCGTGCTGCGGGCGATCGACGGTCCGGTGCGGGGGCAGGCGTTCCCGCTGACCACCGGCCACGCCTCGATCGGCCGCGGTCCCGAGAACGAGATCGTGCTCGCCGACCCGATGGTCTCCAAGCGCCACGCCCGCATCGAGGTGGACCGCTCGGTCGAGCTGGTCGACCTCAACTCGGCCAACGGCGTCGTCGTCGACGGCACCCAGGTCTCCCGCGTACGTCTCGCGCCGGACACGCCCGTCGTCATCGGCAGCACCACGCTGGTCATGCAGCTCTCGGCCGACTTCCTCTCCGCCGTCGAGGACCCGGTGCTCGAGCGCGGTGGCGGTCTGCTCTTCAACCGAAGCCCGCGGGTCGACGTGCGCTACCCCGGCACCGAGCACCCGCCGCCGTGGATGCCCACGGAGATGCAGAAGAAGCTGTTCCCGTGGTTCGTGCTGATCGCGCCGATCATCATGGCGCTCTCGATCTACGCGATGACCGGCCGCGCCCGCGCGCTGCTGCTGGTCGTGATGACGCCGATGATGGCGATCGGCAACTACCTCAACCAGCACCGTCAGGCGGGCGCCAAGCAGGACCACGAGATCGAGCTCTTCGAGCGGCAGTTCGAGAAGCTGGAAGAGGTCTTCTACCGCAGCAAGCCCGAGGAGGAGCTGGCCCGCAACGAGGAGGTCCCGGCGGTCGCCGAGGTCTTCGAGCAGGCGATGCAGCTCGGTCCGCGGCTGTGGACCCGGCGTCCCGAGCACTGGAACTTCCTGTCCGTACGCCTCGGCACCACGCGCGCCCTGTCGCGCAACTCGATCGCCGAGCGTGACACCCAGAACGGTCTGCCCGACTACATCGAGCGCATCGATCGTCTGAAGGAGCGCTACAAGTACGTCGACGACGTGCCGTTGCTGGAGTCGCTGCCCGCGGTGGGTTCCGTGGGTGTCGCCGGCCCGGCCGGCCCGGCGGCCGATGCGATGCGCGGGATCGCGGTGCAGCTCTTCGGGCTGCACGCGCCCAACGAGGTCGTCAGCGTCGCCTTCGCCGACCCCGACTGGGTCGAGGAGTTCGAGTGGCTCAAGTGGCTGCCGCACACCACCTCCGAGACCAACCGCTTCAAGGACATGCCGCTGGCCGACTCCGCGCCGACGGCGAATGCCCTGCTCAGCGCGCTGGAGGAATACATCATGCGCGCCGGACGGACCGCTGAGCACCGCGGCCCGTTCCCAGAGAAGTGGAACCCGATGCAGTACGGCACCGACGTCGCTCGGGCCGGCGAGGAGACCAACGCACGGGTCCAGGTCTCGATCATCGTCTTCGTCACCAACGACGCGCCCGTGGACCGGGCCCGCCTGGTCCAGGTCCTCGAGCGGGGCGCCGACGTCGGCGTACATGCCGTCTTCCTCTCCTCGACCGTCGAGGCGCTGCCGGCGGTGTGCCGCAGCTATCTCGACGTGAGCGACGGTCTGGAGCGCGCCACCGTCGGACTGGTCCGCAACGGCGACCTCTTCGACGGTGTCACCGTCGAAGGTGTCTCCAACGCCTACATGGAGATGTTCGCCAAGCGGCTCGCGCCTGTCGTCGACGCCAGCACCGTCGTCCACGACTCCTCCGACCTGCCGAACTCGGTCGGCTTCCTCTCCCTGGTCGGCAACGAGGTCGCCGAGGACCCGCACTCCGTCGTGGAGCGCTGGCGGCAGAACAACTCGATCATCGACCGCTCCGACCGGCCGCGTCCGCGGCTGAAGAAGGCCGGCAACCTGCGCGCCATCATCGGCCAGGGAGCCTCCGACGCGATGACGCTCGACCTGCGTACGCAGGGCCCGCACGCCCTCGTCGGCGGCACCACCGGTGCCGGTAAGTCCGAGTTCCTGCAGGCATGGGTGCTCGGCATCGCCTCGGCCCACTCGCCCGACCGGGTGACGTTCCTCTTCGTCGACTACAAGGGCGGGTCGGCCTTCGCCGACTGCATCGAGCTTCCGCACTGCGTCGGCCTGGTGACCGACCTGAGCCCGCACCTCGTACGCCGTGCGCTGACCAGCCTCAAGGCCGAGCTGCACCACCGCGAGCACCTCTTCAACCGGAAGAAGGCCAAGGACCTCCTCGAGCTGGAGAAGCGACAGGACCCGGAGTGCCCGCCCGCGTTGGTGCTCGTCATCGACGAGTTCGCTGCACTGGCCGGTGAGGTGCCGGAGTTCGTCGACGGTGTCGTCGACATCGCCCAGCGAGGTCGTTCGCTCGGCATCCACCTGATCATGGCGACCCAGCGTCCGGCCGGTGTCATCAAGGACAACCTGCGAGCCAACACCAACCTCCGTGTCGCGCTCCGTATGGCCGACGAGACCGACTCCAAGGACGTCGTCGACGACCCGATCGCCGGGACCTTCCCGCCGTCCCTGCCGGGCCGCGGCATCGCGAAGACCGGACCCGGTCGCCTGACCCCGTTCCAGTCCGCGTACGCCGGTGGCTGGACCCGCGACGACGAGGTCGTCACCGCCGATGTGAGGGTGGCCGAGCTCAAGTTCGGTTCGATCACGGAGTGGGAGCCGGAGCGTCCGCCGGAGAGCGACTCGCACGACGAGGACCTCGGCCCCAACGACCAGAAGCGGATCGTGGCCAACCTGATCAATGCCTCCGCGACCGCTGGCCTGATGACCCCGCGGCGACCGTGGCTCGACGACCTGGCGTCCGTGGTCGACATGCGCGACCTGCCGCTGGAGGGTGACGGACAGATCCTGCTGGGTCTTGCCGACCTCCCGGAGCGGCAGCAGCAGAACGCGATCTACTTCGCTCCCGACCGCGACGGGTCCCTGCTCATCTTCGGGTCCTCCGGTTCGGGCAAGTCGACCATGCTGAAGACGATCGCGACCGCCGCCGGCGCCCGTCCGGAGCTCGGCCGGGTCCAGGTCTACGGCCTCGACTTCGCCTCCGGCGCGCTGGGTGCGATCGCGCGCCTCCCGCACGTCGGCTCGATCATCGACGGCGACGACGCCGAGCGTCTGCAGCGGCTGATGCGCACCCTCGAGCGGGAGATGGACCGCCGCTCCGAGCTCTTCTCCAAGGCCTCGGCCGCGAACCTCACCGAATACCGTGAGATCGCCGACCAGTCGATGCCGCGCATCCTGCTCCTGATCGACAACTACCCCGAGTTCAAGAAGGAGTGGGAGATCGCGGCCGGGCGTGCGCCGTTCTACCAGTCCTTCATGCGAGTCCTCGGCGAGGGCCGCCCGCTCGGCGTCCACGCGGTGATCACCGCCGACCGCAGCGGCTCGGTGCCGACCGCGGTCTTCGCGAACATCCCGCGCCGTGTCGTCATGCGGCTCTCCGACCCGAGCCAGTACGTCCTGGTCGGAGCCCCCAAGGACGTACTCAACGAGCAGTCTGCGCCCGGCCGCGCCGTCGTCGACAAGGCCGAGGTGCAGCTCGCCGTCCTGGGTGGCACGACCAACGTCGCCGAGCAGACCAAGGCTCTCGACGAGCTCGTCGCGCAGCTGCGTGCTCAGGGTGTTCCCGAGGTCGGCGAGATCGGTGCCCTGCCCACGAAGGTCTCCAGCCGGTCCCTTCCCGCGCAGGTCGACGGCCAGCCCGTCTTCGGCATCGCCGACGACACCCTGGCGCCTCGGGGCTTCGAACCGATCGGTTCGTTCATCGTCACCGGTCCGCCGCAGTCGGGCAAGACCAACGTCCTCAAGGCGCTCGTGGAGTCCATGGAGCGCTTCGACCCCGAGGTGAAGCTGTTCCACCTCGGCAGCCGTCGCGCCATGCTCGGCGACTTCCGGCCCTGGGTACGCAGCGCCACCCGCCCCGACGACGAGAAGACGCTCGTCACCGAGCTCGCCGAGATCGTCGCCGACGAGTCCTTCCCCGGCCGCATCATGATCGTCGCCGAGGACATGACCCACCTGGCCGACGGTCCCGCCGACCGCCCGATGCGCACCCTGCTGCAGGCGATCAACAACTCCGACCACCTCTTCGTCGGCGACGCCGACGTCACCCGCGCCGGCGGCGGCTCGGGTGTCATGGGTGAGTGGAAGGCCGCCCGCCAGGGAATCGTGCTCAAACCGGACACCTACGACGGCGACACGCTGTTCAAGGTCCCGTTCGGAAAGCTCAAGCGCACCGACTTCCCGGCGGGCCGTGGAATCTTCGTCCAGGCCGGTCGGACGGTGACCATGCAGATGCCTCTGGCGAGCGACAACGAGAACGACGTATGA
- a CDS encoding WXG100 family type VII secretion target, translating to MSDFGATYDEMTGTADKLDQGKDTIESALDECQGYVDELVQDGFKTEKASGKFQDGYTEMTTGLKDAIAGVEDMAQALRDMATAIQDLDSQLAGG from the coding sequence ATGAGTGACTTCGGGGCAACATACGACGAGATGACCGGCACCGCCGACAAGCTCGACCAGGGCAAGGACACGATCGAGTCCGCTCTGGACGAGTGCCAGGGCTACGTCGACGAGCTCGTTCAGGACGGGTTCAAGACGGAGAAGGCGTCGGGCAAGTTCCAGGACGGCTACACCGAGATGACCACGGGTCTGAAGGACGCCATTGCTGGTGTCGAGGACATGGCGCAGGCTCTGCGTGACATGGCCACGGCGATCCAGGACCTGGACTCCCAGCTCGCTGGCGGCTGA
- a CDS encoding WXG100 family type VII secretion target, translating to MSDFGATYDEMTGTADKLDQGKDTIESALDECQGYVDELVQDGFKTEKASGKFQDGYTEMTTGLKDAIAGVEDMAQALRDMATAIQDLDSQLAGG from the coding sequence ATGAGTGACTTCGGGGCAACATACGACGAGATGACCGGCACCGCCGACAAGCTCGACCAGGGCAAGGACACGATCGAGTCCGCTCTGGACGAGTGCCAGGGCTACGTCGACGAGCTCGTTCAGGACGGGTTCAAGACGGAGAAGGCGTCGGGCAAGTTCCAGGACGGCTACACCGAGATGACCACGGGTCTGAAGGACGCCATTGCTGGTGTCGAGGACATGGCGCAGGCTCTGCGTGACATGGCCACGGCGATCCAGGACCTGGACTCCCAGCTCGCCGGCGGCTGA